A section of the Lepus europaeus isolate LE1 chromosome 10, mLepTim1.pri, whole genome shotgun sequence genome encodes:
- the TMT1B gene encoding thiol S-methyltransferase TMT1B — protein sequence MDALVRLLQLLVLLLTLPLHLMALLGYWQPLCKSYFPYLMAVLAEKTNHMMESKKRELFSQIKELKGPSGKVALLELGCGTGANFQFYPAGCSVTCLDPNPHFEKFLTKSMAQNKHLQYERFVVAAGEDMRELADGSMDVVVCTLVLCSVQSPERVLQEVRRVLRPGGVLFFLEHVAEPRGSWAFVWQRALEPTWKHIGDGCLLTRETWRDLEKARFSEVQIERHPPPLKWLPVGPHIMGKAVK from the exons ATGGATGCCCTGGTGCGTCTCCTGCAGctgctggttctgctcctgaccCTGCCTCTGCACCTGATGGCTCTGCTGGGCTACTGGCAGCCGCTGTGCAAAAGCTACTTCCCCTACCTGATGGCCGTGTTGGCTGAGAAGACCAACCACATGATGGAGAGCAAGAAACGGGAGCTATTTAGCCAGATAAAGGAGCTAAAGGGGCCCTCCGGGAAGGTGgccttgctggagctgggctgcggCACGGGGGCCAACTTCCAGTTCTACCCTGCTGGCTGCAGCGTCACCTGCCTGGACCCAAACCCTCACTTTGAGAAGTTCCTGACAAAGAGCATGGCCCAGAACAAGCACCTGCAGTACGAGCGCTTCGTGGTGGCCGCCGGGGAGGACATGCGCGAGCTGGCCGACGGCTCCATGGATGTGGTGGTCTGCACGCTGGTGCTGTGCTCCGTGCAGAGCCCAGAGAGGGTGCTGCAGGAGGTCCGGAGAGTGCTGAGGCCG ggtGGAGTGCTTTTTTTCCTGGAGCATGTGGCTGAGCCGCGCGGAAGCTGGGCCTTCGTGTGGCAGCGAGCCTTAGAGCCCACCTGGAAACACATCGGGGACGGCTGCCTGCTCACCAGAGAGACCTGGAGGGACCTGGAAAAGGCGCGGTTCTCCGAAGTGCAAATAGAACGACACCCCCCTCCCCTGAAGTGGCTCCCTGTGGGTCCCCACATCATGGGGAAGGCTGTGAAATAA